A single genomic interval of Macadamia integrifolia cultivar HAES 741 chromosome 6, SCU_Mint_v3, whole genome shotgun sequence harbors:
- the LOC122080950 gene encoding carbamoyl-phosphate synthase small chain, chloroplastic-like, with translation MAAKLMDFTVKNPFSCASRTSQKLGKVKVFTIRCSVSVSPGTTTVSGSGQRPWKMADARLVLQDGSIWKAKSFGATGTQVGEVVFNTSLTGYQEILTDPSYAGQFVLMTNPHIGNTGVNLDDEESRQCFLAGLVIRNLSISTSNWRCGRTLGDYLQERNIMGIYDVDTRAITRRLRENGSLIGVLSTEDSKTDEDLLEMSRTWNIVGVDLISGVSCNAPYEWLEKTDPEWEFITNGRAGENLHVVAYDFGIKHNILRRLASQGCKITVVPSTWPASETLKLRPDGVLFSNGPGDPSAVPYAVETVKEIVGKVPVFGICMGHQLLGLALDGKTFKMKFGHHGGNHPVRNLRNGCVEISAQNHNYAVDPASLPEGVEVTHINLNDGSCAGLAFPALRVMSLQYHPEASPGPHDSDPAFSEFIELMRKEK, from the exons ATGGCGGCCAAACTTATGGATTTTACAGTGAAGAACCCCTTCAGTTGTGCTTCTCGGACGTCTCAAAAACTTGGAAAAGTGAAGGTTTTCACCATCAGATGCTCTGTTTCTGTCTCTCCGGGCACCACGACCGTCTCTG GCTCAGGGCAAAGACCATGGAAGATGGCTGATGCTAGACTTGTACTTCAAGATGGTTCTATATGGAAGGCCAAGTCATTTGGGGCTACAGGAACCCAAGTTGGTGAAGTGGTGTTCAACACATCTTTGACagg GTACCAGGAAATTCTTACTGACCCTAGTTATGCTGGCCAATTTGTGTTGATGACAAACCCACATATTGGCAATACTGGTGTTAATTTGG atgatgaagaatcaaggcAATGCTTCCTTGCTGGTTTGGTGATCAGAAACTTAAGTATCAG TACCTCAAATTGGAGATGCGGACGAACTCTTGGTGATTATTTACAAGAAAGGAACATTATGGGTATAT ATGATGTGGACACTCGTGCAATCACACGCAGATTGAGAGAAAATGGAAGCCTCATAGGTGTACTGAGCACAGAAGATTCCAAAACTGATGAGGATCTATTGGAAATGTCCCGTACTTGGAATATAGTTG GTGTTGATTTGATTAGTGGTGTCTCCTGCAATGCCCCATATGAATGGCTTGAGAAAACAGATCCAGAATGGGAATTCATAACCAATGGAAGAGCTGGGGAGAATCTTCAT GTTGTCGCATATGATTTTGGAATCAAGCATAATATACTGAGGCGTTTGGCATCTCAAGGATGCAAAATCACAGTTGTCCCTTCAACTTGGCCAGCTTCAGAAACTCTTAAACTGCGTCCAGATGGAGTCCTCTTCAGCAATGGACCAGGAGACCCATCTGCAGTTCCTTATGCTGTTGAAACGGTGAAGGAAATTGTGGGAAAGGTCCCTGTATTTGGAATTTGCATGGGCCATCAGTTACTTGGTCTGGCATTGGATGGTAAAACTTTTAAAATGAAGTTTGGTCACCATGGAGGAAACCACCCGGTACGCAACCTCCGGAATGGTTGTGTTGAGATTAGTGCTCAG AATCATAACTATGCCGTTGATCCTGCATCTCTTCCTGAGGGTGTGGAAGTGACTCATATCAATCTGAATGATGGAAGTTGTGCTGGTCTTGCTTTCCCTGCATTGAGAGTCATGAGCCTTCAGTACCACCCAGAAGCATCTCCAGGGCCTCATGATTCAGATCCTG CTTTTTCAGAATTCATAGAActgatgagaaaagaaaaataa
- the LOC122081144 gene encoding ADP-ribosylation factor-like protein 8c isoform X2, whose protein sequence is MDLSVIGLQNAGKTSLVNAIATGGYSEDMIPTIGFNMRKVTKGNVTIKFWDIGGQRRFRTMWERYCCGVSAILYVIDATDRDSVPIARSELHDLLTKPALSGTPLLVLGNKIDKSEALSKQELVDQLGLESLGDREVCCYMVSCKDSININVVIDWLIKHSKTAN, encoded by the exons ATGGACCTTTCTGTTATTGGACTTCAGAATGCAGGGAAAACATCTCTTGTTAATGCTATTGCT ACTGGAGGCTATAGTGAAGACATGATTCCAACT ATTGGATTCAACATGCGAAAGGTCACAAAAGGAAATGTAACCATAAAGTTTTGGGATATTGGTGGGCAAAGGAGGTTCCGCACCATGTGGGAGCGTTATTGTTGTGGGGTCTCTGCCATTCT ATATGTAATTGATGCCACAGATAGAGATAGTGTTCCTATAGCTCGAAGTGAATTGCATGACCTGCTCACGAAACCAGCCCTAAGTGGCACTCCCCTGTTGGTTCTTGGTAACAAGATTGATAAGTCTGAAGCTCTTTCCAAGCAAGAATTGGTAGATCAGCT GGGTCTGGAATCCCTAGGAGACAGGGAGGTCTGCTGCTACATGGTCTCATGTAAAGATTCTATAAACATAAACGTTGTCATCGATTGGCTTATCAAACACTCAAAAACCGCAAATTGA
- the LOC122081144 gene encoding ADP-ribosylation factor-like protein 8c isoform X1: protein MGLLEAFLSWLRSLFFKQEMDLSVIGLQNAGKTSLVNAIATGGYSEDMIPTIGFNMRKVTKGNVTIKFWDIGGQRRFRTMWERYCCGVSAILYVIDATDRDSVPIARSELHDLLTKPALSGTPLLVLGNKIDKSEALSKQELVDQLGLESLGDREVCCYMVSCKDSININVVIDWLIKHSKTAN from the exons ATGGGGCTGTTGGAGGCCTTCCTCAGCTGGCTCCGGAG TTTGTTTTTCAAACAGGAAATGGACCTTTCTGTTATTGGACTTCAGAATGCAGGGAAAACATCTCTTGTTAATGCTATTGCT ACTGGAGGCTATAGTGAAGACATGATTCCAACT ATTGGATTCAACATGCGAAAGGTCACAAAAGGAAATGTAACCATAAAGTTTTGGGATATTGGTGGGCAAAGGAGGTTCCGCACCATGTGGGAGCGTTATTGTTGTGGGGTCTCTGCCATTCT ATATGTAATTGATGCCACAGATAGAGATAGTGTTCCTATAGCTCGAAGTGAATTGCATGACCTGCTCACGAAACCAGCCCTAAGTGGCACTCCCCTGTTGGTTCTTGGTAACAAGATTGATAAGTCTGAAGCTCTTTCCAAGCAAGAATTGGTAGATCAGCT GGGTCTGGAATCCCTAGGAGACAGGGAGGTCTGCTGCTACATGGTCTCATGTAAAGATTCTATAAACATAAACGTTGTCATCGATTGGCTTATCAAACACTCAAAAACCGCAAATTGA